From a single Piliocolobus tephrosceles isolate RC106 chromosome 21, ASM277652v3, whole genome shotgun sequence genomic region:
- the MBOAT7 gene encoding lysophospholipid acyltransferase 7 isoform X2 has product MGGSCCGPGAHPVHLWPPHFAFPDHHPWDLGPHSGPALLVSLASEVQDLHLAQRKEMASGFSKGPTLGLLPDVPSLMETLSYSYCYVGIMTGPFFRYRTYLDWLEQPFPGAVPSLRPLLRRAWPAPLFGLLFLLSSHLFPLEAVREDAFYARPLPARLFYMIPVFFAFRMRFYVAWIAAECGCIAAGFGAYPVAAKARAGGGPTLQCPPPSSPEKAASLEYDYETIRNIDCYGTDFCVRVRDGMRYWNMTVQWWLAQYIYKSAPARSYVLRSAWTMLLSAYWHGLHPGYYLSFLTIPLCLAAEGRLESALRGRLSAGGQKAWDWVHWFLKMRAYDYMCMGFVLLSWADTLRYWASIYFCIHFLALAALGLGLALGGGSPSRRKAASQPASLAPEKLREE; this is encoded by the exons ATGGGGGGCAGCTGCTGTGGGCCTGGGGCTCACCCTGTTCACCTGTGGCCCCCACACTTTGCATTCCCTGATCACCATCCTTGGGACCTGGGCCCTCATTCAGGCCCAGCCCTG CTGGTGAGCCTGGCCAGTGAAGTCCAGGacctgcacctggcccagaggaaGGAAATGGCCTCGGGTTTCAGCAAGGGGCCCACCCTGGGACTGCTGCCCGACGTACCCTCCTTGATGGAGACGCTCAGCTACAGTTACTGCTACGTGGGAATCATGACAG GCCCGTTCTTCCGCTACCGCACCTACCTGGACTGGCTGGAGCAGCCCTTCCCGGGGGCCGTGCCCAGCCTGCGGCCCCTGCTGCGCCGCGCCTGGCCGGCCCCGCTCTTCGGCCTGCTGTTCCtgctctcctcccacctcttccCGCTGGAGGCCGTGCGCGAGGACGCCTTCTACGCCCGCCCGCTGCCCGCCCGCCTCTTCTACATGATCCCCGTCTTCTTCGCCTTCCGCATGCGCTTCTACGTGGCCTGGATTGCCGCCGAGTGCGGCTGCATTGCCGCCGGCTTCGGGGCCTACCCCGTGGCCGCCAAAGCCCGGGCCGGGGGCGGCCCCACCCTCCAATGCCCACCCCCCAGCAG TCCGGAGAAGGCGGCTTCCCTGGAGTATGACTATGAGACCATCCGCAACATCGACTGCTACGGCACAGATTTCTGCGTGCGGGTGCGCGATGGCATGCGGTACTGGAACATGACGGTGCAGTGGTGGCTGGCGCAGTATATCTACAAGAGCGCACCTGCCCGTTCCTATGTCCTGCG GAGCGCCTGGACCATGCTGCTGAGCGCCTACTGGCACGGCCTCCACCCGGGGTACTACCTGAGCTTCCTGACCATCCCTCTGTGCCTGGCTGCGGAGGGCCGGCTGGAGTCAGCCCTGCGGGGGCGGCTGAGCGCAGGGGGCCAGAAGGCCTGGGACTGGGTGCACTGGTTCCTGAAGATGCGGGCCTATGACTACATGTGCATGGGTTTCGTGCTGCTCTCCTGGGCCGACACGCTGCGGTACTGGGCCTCCATCTACTTCTGTATCCACTTCCTGGCCCTGGCagccctggggctggggctggcttTGGGTGGGGGCAGCCCCAGCCGGCGGAAGGCAGCATCCCAGCCCGCCAGCCTTGCCCCGGAGAAGCTCCGGGAGGAGTAA
- the TMC4 gene encoding transmembrane channel-like protein 4 — protein MCQSFTIKCCTKALCLCRYLGDKRQEGLRPRSPGVRYSCPAQEPNCQAWGTRGTSVPRRPFASAALRNYRKCTLLPPGHLLARYTPAPAPPLPGAVFAWWPLETAQPGAMEENPTLESEAWGSSRGWLAPREARGGPSLSSVLNELPSAATLRYRGPGALPWGVPEEEDGEPGGRSRKAFTEVTQTELQDPHPSRELPWPMQARRAHRQRNARDQVVSGSGTRTDQWARLLRRSKEKTKEGLQSLQPWSWTLKRIGGQFGAGTESYFSLLHFLLLLNVLASVLMVCMILLPTWLGGAPPGPPGSNTSSPCGSYNPHSQGLITFATQLFNLLSGEVGAWGPGSFPRPVSASLSGCLCPRSVSQSPLDFAFNDCRCLRLFDSFSIWWQLPYSVSGLKQTLLAESGDLTSYSHRVFSAWDFGLCRDVHVRLRQRIILYELQVELEETVVRRQAAVRTLGQKARVWLVRVLLNLLVIALLGGAFYGIYWATESTVALQETSLVQELPLLKLVVNYLPSIFIAGVNFVLPPLFKLIAPLEGYTRSRQIVFILLRTVFLRLASLVVLLLSLWKQITCGGDSEAKDCKTCGYNYKELPCWETVLGQEMYKLLLFDLLTALAVALLIQFPRKLLCGLCPGALGRLAGTQEFQVPNEVLGLIYAQTVVWVGSFFCPLLPLLNTVKFLLLFYLKKLTLFSTCSPAARTFRASTANFFFPLVLLLGLAISSVPLLYSIFLIPPSKLCGPFREQSSIWAQIPESISSLPETTQSFLFFLGTQAFAVPLLLISSILMTYTVARANSYGRLISELKRQRETEAQNKVFLARRAVALTSTKPAL, from the exons ATGTGTCAATCTTTCACAATAAAGTGTTGCACAAAGGCACTGTGTCTGTGTAGGTATCTGGGTGATAAACGGCAGGAAGGACTTAGGCCACGAAGTCCCGGGGTGAGGTACAGCTGCCCAGCCCAGGAACCAAACTGTCAGGCCTGGGGCACCAGAGGGACTTCAGTTCCCAGGAGACCTTTCGCATCAGCGGCCCTGAGAAACTACAGGAAGTGTACCTTACTCCCTCCGGGCCACCTACTGGCCAGGTACACACCTGCCCCGGCCCCTCCCTTACCTGGGGCAGTGTTTGCCTGGTGGCCACTAGAAACAGCCCAGCCTGGGGCCATGGAAGAAAACCCAACCTTGGAATCAGAAGCCTGGGGCTCCTCCAGGGGGTGGCTGGCTCCCCGGGAGGCCAGAGGAG gcccATCACTGTCCTCTGTGCTGAACGAGCTGCCCAGTGCTGCCACCCTTCGGTACCGAGGCCCTGGGGCGCTGCCTTGGGGGGTGCCGGAGGAGGAGGACGGGGAGCCTGGAGGAAGGAGCAGAAAGGCCTTCACAGAAGTCACCCAGACGGAGCTGCAGGACCCTCACCCTTCCCGGGAACTGCCCTGGCCCATGCAGGCCAGACGGGCACACAG GCAAAGAAATGCCAGGGACCAGGTGGTCTCTGGCTCTGGAACTAGGACGGACCAATGGGCGCGGCTACTTCGGAGGTCCaaggagaaaacaaaggaagGCTTGCAAAGCCTGCAGCCCTGGTCATGGACACTGAAGAGGATCGGGG GCCAGTTTGGCGCCGGCACGGAGTCCTACTTCTCCCTGCTGCACTTCCTGCTGCTCCTCAACGTGCTGGCCTCTGTGCTTATGGTCTGCATGATTCTGCTGCCCACCTGGCTGGGAGGCGCTCCCCCAGGCCCTCCCGGCTCCAACACCTCCTCGCCCTGCGGCTCCTATAACCCCCACTCCCAGGGCCTGATCACCTTTGCCACGCAGCTCTTCAACTTGCTCTCAGGAGAAGTAGGTGCCTGGGGCCCCGGCAGTTTCCCCCGCCCA GTTTCTGCCTCTCTCTCGGGGTGCCTGTGCCCCAGGTCTGTCTCTCAATCTCCCTTGGACTTTGCCTTCAATGACTGTAGGTGTCTCCGCCTCTTTGACTCTTTCTCCATCTGGTGGCAGCTCCCCTA CTCGGTGTCCGGGCTGAAGCAGACACTGCTGGCGGAGTCCGGGGATCTGACCAGCTACAGCCACCGGGTGTTCTCGGCCTGGGACTTCGGCCTCTGCAGGGACGTCCACGTGCGGCTGCGCCAGCGCATCATCTTGTACGAATTACAG GTGGAGCTGGAGGAGACAGTGGTGCGGCGCCAGGCTGCTGTGCGGACTCTGGGCCAGAAAGCCAGGGTTTGGTTGGTGCGTGTGCTGCTCAACCTGCTGGTGATCGCACTCCTTGGGGGAGCCTTCTATGGCATCTACTGGGCTACAGAGAGCACCGTGGCGCTGCAG GAGACGTCCCTTGTTCAGGAGTTGCCACTGCTGAAGCTTGTGGTGAATTACCTTCCGTCCATCTTCATCGCCGGGGTCAACTTTGTGCTGCCGCCCCTGTTCAAGCTCATTGCTCCACTGGAAGGCTACACTAGAAGTCGCCAGATCGTTTTTATCCTGCTCAG GACGGTGTTTCTTCGCCTGGCCTCCCTGGTGGTCCTGCTCCTCTCTCTCTGGAAACAGATCACTTGTGGGGGCGACTCCGAGGCTAAGGACTGCAAAACCTGTGGCTACAATTACAAAGAACTTCCG tGCTGGGAGACCGTCCTGGGCCAGGAAATGTACAAACTTCTGCTCTTTGATCTGCTGACTGCCTTGGCAGTAGCGCTGCTCATCCAATTTCCTAGAAA GCTCCTCTGTGGCCTCTGTCCTGGGGCGCTGGGTCGTCTGGCGGggacccaggagttccaggtgcCCAACGAGGTGCTGGGGCTCATCTACGCGCAGACGGTGGTCTGGGTGGGGAGTTTTTTCTGCCCTTTACTGCCTCTGCTTAACACGGTCAAGTTCCTGCTGCTTTTCTACCTGAAGAAG CTTACACTCTTCTCCACCTGCTCTCCGGCTGCCCGCACCTTCCGGGCCTCCACGGCGAATTTCTTTTTCCCCTTGGTTCTTCTCCTGGGTCTGGCCATCTCCAGCGTTCCCCTGCTTTACAGCATCTTCCT GATCCCGCCTTCTAAGCTGTGTGGTCCATTCCGGGAGCAGTCGTCCATCTGGGCCCAGATCCCTGAGTCTATTTCCAGCCTCCCTGAGACCACCCAGagcttcctcttcttcctggggACCCAGGCTTTTGCTGTGCCTCTTCTGCTGATCTCCAG CATCCTGATGACGTACACTGTAGCTCGGGCTAACTCCTACGGACGCCTCATCTCTGAGCTCAAACGTCAGAGAGAGACG GAGGCGCAGAATAAAGTCTTCCTGGCACGGCGCGCTGTGGCGCTGACCTCCACCAAACCGGCTCTTTGA
- the MBOAT7 gene encoding lysophospholipid acyltransferase 7 isoform X1 has protein sequence MSPEEWTYLVVLLISIPIGFLFKKAGPGLKRWGAAAVGLGLTLFTCGPHTLHSLITILGTWALIQAQPCSCHALALAWTFSYLLFFRALSLLGLPTPTPFTNAVQLLLTLKLVSLASEVQDLHLAQRKEMASGFSKGPTLGLLPDVPSLMETLSYSYCYVGIMTGPFFRYRTYLDWLEQPFPGAVPSLRPLLRRAWPAPLFGLLFLLSSHLFPLEAVREDAFYARPLPARLFYMIPVFFAFRMRFYVAWIAAECGCIAAGFGAYPVAAKARAGGGPTLQCPPPSSPEKAASLEYDYETIRNIDCYGTDFCVRVRDGMRYWNMTVQWWLAQYIYKSAPARSYVLRSAWTMLLSAYWHGLHPGYYLSFLTIPLCLAAEGRLESALRGRLSAGGQKAWDWVHWFLKMRAYDYMCMGFVLLSWADTLRYWASIYFCIHFLALAALGLGLALGGGSPSRRKAASQPASLAPEKLREE, from the exons ATGTCGCCTGAAGAATGGACGTATCTAGTGGTTCTTCTTATCTCCATCCCCATCGGCTTCCTCTTTAAGAAAGCTG GTCCTGGGCTGAAGAGATGGGGGGCAGCTGCTGTGGGCCTGGGGCTCACCCTGTTCACCTGTGGCCCCCACACTTTGCATTCCCTGATCACCATCCTTGGGACCTGGGCCCTCATTCAGGCCCAGCCCTG CTCCTGCCACGCCCTGGCTCTGGCCTGGACCTTCTCCTATCTCCTGTTCTTCCGTGCCCTCAGCCTGCTGGGCCTGCCCACTCCCACGCCCTTCACCAATGCCGTCCAGCTGCTACTGACGCTGAAG CTGGTGAGCCTGGCCAGTGAAGTCCAGGacctgcacctggcccagaggaaGGAAATGGCCTCGGGTTTCAGCAAGGGGCCCACCCTGGGACTGCTGCCCGACGTACCCTCCTTGATGGAGACGCTCAGCTACAGTTACTGCTACGTGGGAATCATGACAG GCCCGTTCTTCCGCTACCGCACCTACCTGGACTGGCTGGAGCAGCCCTTCCCGGGGGCCGTGCCCAGCCTGCGGCCCCTGCTGCGCCGCGCCTGGCCGGCCCCGCTCTTCGGCCTGCTGTTCCtgctctcctcccacctcttccCGCTGGAGGCCGTGCGCGAGGACGCCTTCTACGCCCGCCCGCTGCCCGCCCGCCTCTTCTACATGATCCCCGTCTTCTTCGCCTTCCGCATGCGCTTCTACGTGGCCTGGATTGCCGCCGAGTGCGGCTGCATTGCCGCCGGCTTCGGGGCCTACCCCGTGGCCGCCAAAGCCCGGGCCGGGGGCGGCCCCACCCTCCAATGCCCACCCCCCAGCAG TCCGGAGAAGGCGGCTTCCCTGGAGTATGACTATGAGACCATCCGCAACATCGACTGCTACGGCACAGATTTCTGCGTGCGGGTGCGCGATGGCATGCGGTACTGGAACATGACGGTGCAGTGGTGGCTGGCGCAGTATATCTACAAGAGCGCACCTGCCCGTTCCTATGTCCTGCG GAGCGCCTGGACCATGCTGCTGAGCGCCTACTGGCACGGCCTCCACCCGGGGTACTACCTGAGCTTCCTGACCATCCCTCTGTGCCTGGCTGCGGAGGGCCGGCTGGAGTCAGCCCTGCGGGGGCGGCTGAGCGCAGGGGGCCAGAAGGCCTGGGACTGGGTGCACTGGTTCCTGAAGATGCGGGCCTATGACTACATGTGCATGGGTTTCGTGCTGCTCTCCTGGGCCGACACGCTGCGGTACTGGGCCTCCATCTACTTCTGTATCCACTTCCTGGCCCTGGCagccctggggctggggctggcttTGGGTGGGGGCAGCCCCAGCCGGCGGAAGGCAGCATCCCAGCCCGCCAGCCTTGCCCCGGAGAAGCTCCGGGAGGAGTAA
- the TSEN34 gene encoding tRNA-splicing endonuclease subunit Sen34 isoform X1, translating to MDLCKGACRRSWEGLFSRHNGRRMLVVEVANGRSLVWGAEAVQALRERLGVGGRTVGALPRGPRQNSRLGLPLLLMPEEARLLAEIGAVTLVSAPRPDPQHHSLALTSFKRQQEESFQEQSALAAEARETRRQELLEKITEGQAAKKQKLEQASGASSSQEAGSSQADKENETSDGQASGEQEEAGPSSSQAEPSNGVAPLPRSALLVQLATARPRPVKARPLDWRVQSKDWPHAGRPAHELRYSIYRDLWERGFFLSAAGKFGGDFLVYPGDPLRFHAHYIAQCWAPEDPIPLQDLVAAGRLGTSVRKTLLLCSPQPDGKVVYTSLQWASLQ from the exons ATGGACCTTTGTAAGGGGGCGTGTCGCCGCTCTTGGGAAGGTTTGTTTTCAAGGCACAATGGTAG GAGGATGCTAGTGGTGGAGGTGGCGAACGGTCGCTCCCTGGTGTGGGGAGCCGAGGCGGTGCAGGCCCTCCGGGAGCGCCTGGGTGTGGGGGGCCGCACGGTAGGCGCCCTGCCCCGCGGGCCCCGCCAGAACTCGCGCCTGGGCCTCCCGCTGCTGCTGATGCCCGAAGAGGCGCGGCTCTTGGCCGAGATCGGCGCCGTGACTCTGGTTAGCGCCCCGCGCCCAGACCCTCAGCATCACAGCCTG GCCCTGACATCCTTCAAGCGCCAGCAAGAGGAGAGCTTCCAGGAGCAGAGCGCCTTGGCAGCTGAGGCCCGGGAGACCCGTCGTCAGGAGCTCCTGGAGAAGATTACGGAGGGCCAGGCCGCCAAGAAGCAGAAGCTAGAACAGGCTTCAGGGGCCAGCTCGAGCCAGGAGGCCGGCTCGAGCCAGGCTGACAAAGAGAACGAGACCAGTGATGGCCAGGCTTCGGGAGAGCAGGAGGAAGCCG gcccctcctcttccCAAGCAGAACCCTCAAATGGGGTAGCCCCCTTGCCCAGATCTGCTCTCCTTGTCCAGCTGGCCACTGCCAGGCCTCGACCTGTCAAGGCCAGGCCCCTGGACTGGCGTGTCCAGTCTAAAGACTGGCCCCACGCCGGCCGCCCTGCCCATGAGCTGCGCTACAGCATTTACAGAGACCTGTGGGAGAGGGGCTTCTTCCTCAGTGCGGCTGGCAAGTTCGGAGGTGACTTCCTGGTCTATCCTG gtgACCCCCTCCGCTTCCATGCCCACTACATCGCTCAGTGCTGGGCCCCGGAGGACCCCATCCCACTCCAGGACCTGGTTGCTGCTGGGCGCCTTGGAACCAGCGTCAGAAAGACCCTGCTCCTCTGTTCTCCGCAGCCTGATGGTAAGGTGGTCTACACCTCCCTGCAATGGGCCAGCCTGCAGTGA
- the LENG1 gene encoding leukocyte receptor cluster member 1, whose translation MNILPKKSWHVRNKDNVARVRRDEAQAREEEKERERRVLLAQQEARTEFLRKKARHQNSLPELEAAEAEAPSSGPVDLFRELLEEGKGVIRGNKEYEEEKRQEKERQEKALGILTYLGQSAAEAQTQPPWYQLPPERGGPPPGPAPDEKIKSRLDPLREMQKHLGKKRRHSGEGNCSRKGKKEGCEKPRPKEPPSLDQLRAERLRREAAERARAEALLARVQGRALQEGQLEEETDDRRRRYNSQFNPQLARRPRQQDPHFAH comes from the exons ATGAATATCTTGCCCAAGAAGAGCTGGCACGTCCGGAACAAGGACAATGTCGCCCGCGTGCGGCGTGACGAGGCCCAGGCccgggaggaggagaaggagcgtGAGCGGAGGGTGCTGCTGGCTCAGCAAGAG GCCCGTACAGAATTCCTACGAAAGAAAGCCAGGCATCAGAACTCACTGCCTGAGCTTGAAGCAGCAGAGGCGGAAGCCCCAAGTTCTGGCCCTGTGGACCTGTTTCGGGAGCTgctggaggaagggaaaggagtgaTCAGAGGCAATAAAGAGTACGAGGAAGAAAAGCGACAGGAGAAA GAGAGGCAAGAGAAAGCTCTGGGCATCCTGACATACCTGGGCCAGAGTGCAGCGGAGGCACAGACTCAGCCCCCTTGGTACCAGCTACCCCCAGAGCGAGGGGGCCCCCCGCCTGGCCCAGCCCCGGATGAGAAGATCAAGAGCCGTCTGGACCCTCTGCGGGAGATGCAGAAGCATCTGGGGAAGAAGAGACGGCACAGCGGTGAAGGCAATTGcagcagaaagggaaagaaggaggggtgTGAGAAGCCACGACCCAAGGA GCCTCCATCCCTGGACCAGCTTCGAGCTGAACGTCTTCGGAGGGAAGCAGCTGAGAGGGCTCGGGCAGAGGCCCTGCTGGCCCGGGTCCAAGGCCGGGCACTACAGGAGGGTCAGCTGGAAGAAGAGACAGATGACCGGAGGCGGCGGTACAACTCCCAATTCAACCCCCAGCTGGCCCGGCGCCCCCGCCAGCAGGACCCTCATTTTGCTCATTGA
- the TSEN34 gene encoding tRNA-splicing endonuclease subunit Sen34 isoform X2, whose product MRRMLVVEVANGRSLVWGAEAVQALRERLGVGGRTVGALPRGPRQNSRLGLPLLLMPEEARLLAEIGAVTLVSAPRPDPQHHSLALTSFKRQQEESFQEQSALAAEARETRRQELLEKITEGQAAKKQKLEQASGASSSQEAGSSQADKENETSDGQASGEQEEAGPSSSQAEPSNGVAPLPRSALLVQLATARPRPVKARPLDWRVQSKDWPHAGRPAHELRYSIYRDLWERGFFLSAAGKFGGDFLVYPGDPLRFHAHYIAQCWAPEDPIPLQDLVAAGRLGTSVRKTLLLCSPQPDGKVVYTSLQWASLQ is encoded by the exons ATGAG GAGGATGCTAGTGGTGGAGGTGGCGAACGGTCGCTCCCTGGTGTGGGGAGCCGAGGCGGTGCAGGCCCTCCGGGAGCGCCTGGGTGTGGGGGGCCGCACGGTAGGCGCCCTGCCCCGCGGGCCCCGCCAGAACTCGCGCCTGGGCCTCCCGCTGCTGCTGATGCCCGAAGAGGCGCGGCTCTTGGCCGAGATCGGCGCCGTGACTCTGGTTAGCGCCCCGCGCCCAGACCCTCAGCATCACAGCCTG GCCCTGACATCCTTCAAGCGCCAGCAAGAGGAGAGCTTCCAGGAGCAGAGCGCCTTGGCAGCTGAGGCCCGGGAGACCCGTCGTCAGGAGCTCCTGGAGAAGATTACGGAGGGCCAGGCCGCCAAGAAGCAGAAGCTAGAACAGGCTTCAGGGGCCAGCTCGAGCCAGGAGGCCGGCTCGAGCCAGGCTGACAAAGAGAACGAGACCAGTGATGGCCAGGCTTCGGGAGAGCAGGAGGAAGCCG gcccctcctcttccCAAGCAGAACCCTCAAATGGGGTAGCCCCCTTGCCCAGATCTGCTCTCCTTGTCCAGCTGGCCACTGCCAGGCCTCGACCTGTCAAGGCCAGGCCCCTGGACTGGCGTGTCCAGTCTAAAGACTGGCCCCACGCCGGCCGCCCTGCCCATGAGCTGCGCTACAGCATTTACAGAGACCTGTGGGAGAGGGGCTTCTTCCTCAGTGCGGCTGGCAAGTTCGGAGGTGACTTCCTGGTCTATCCTG gtgACCCCCTCCGCTTCCATGCCCACTACATCGCTCAGTGCTGGGCCCCGGAGGACCCCATCCCACTCCAGGACCTGGTTGCTGCTGGGCGCCTTGGAACCAGCGTCAGAAAGACCCTGCTCCTCTGTTCTCCGCAGCCTGATGGTAAGGTGGTCTACACCTCCCTGCAATGGGCCAGCCTGCAGTGA
- the TSEN34 gene encoding tRNA-splicing endonuclease subunit Sen34 isoform X3 gives MLVVEVANGRSLVWGAEAVQALRERLGVGGRTVGALPRGPRQNSRLGLPLLLMPEEARLLAEIGAVTLVSAPRPDPQHHSLALTSFKRQQEESFQEQSALAAEARETRRQELLEKITEGQAAKKQKLEQASGASSSQEAGSSQADKENETSDGQASGEQEEAGPSSSQAEPSNGVAPLPRSALLVQLATARPRPVKARPLDWRVQSKDWPHAGRPAHELRYSIYRDLWERGFFLSAAGKFGGDFLVYPGDPLRFHAHYIAQCWAPEDPIPLQDLVAAGRLGTSVRKTLLLCSPQPDGKVVYTSLQWASLQ, from the exons ATGCTAGTGGTGGAGGTGGCGAACGGTCGCTCCCTGGTGTGGGGAGCCGAGGCGGTGCAGGCCCTCCGGGAGCGCCTGGGTGTGGGGGGCCGCACGGTAGGCGCCCTGCCCCGCGGGCCCCGCCAGAACTCGCGCCTGGGCCTCCCGCTGCTGCTGATGCCCGAAGAGGCGCGGCTCTTGGCCGAGATCGGCGCCGTGACTCTGGTTAGCGCCCCGCGCCCAGACCCTCAGCATCACAGCCTG GCCCTGACATCCTTCAAGCGCCAGCAAGAGGAGAGCTTCCAGGAGCAGAGCGCCTTGGCAGCTGAGGCCCGGGAGACCCGTCGTCAGGAGCTCCTGGAGAAGATTACGGAGGGCCAGGCCGCCAAGAAGCAGAAGCTAGAACAGGCTTCAGGGGCCAGCTCGAGCCAGGAGGCCGGCTCGAGCCAGGCTGACAAAGAGAACGAGACCAGTGATGGCCAGGCTTCGGGAGAGCAGGAGGAAGCCG gcccctcctcttccCAAGCAGAACCCTCAAATGGGGTAGCCCCCTTGCCCAGATCTGCTCTCCTTGTCCAGCTGGCCACTGCCAGGCCTCGACCTGTCAAGGCCAGGCCCCTGGACTGGCGTGTCCAGTCTAAAGACTGGCCCCACGCCGGCCGCCCTGCCCATGAGCTGCGCTACAGCATTTACAGAGACCTGTGGGAGAGGGGCTTCTTCCTCAGTGCGGCTGGCAAGTTCGGAGGTGACTTCCTGGTCTATCCTG gtgACCCCCTCCGCTTCCATGCCCACTACATCGCTCAGTGCTGGGCCCCGGAGGACCCCATCCCACTCCAGGACCTGGTTGCTGCTGGGCGCCTTGGAACCAGCGTCAGAAAGACCCTGCTCCTCTGTTCTCCGCAGCCTGATGGTAAGGTGGTCTACACCTCCCTGCAATGGGCCAGCCTGCAGTGA